One Idiomarina loihiensis L2TR genomic window carries:
- a CDS encoding rod shape-determining protein: MFKKIRGLFSNDLSIDLGTANTLIYVKDEGIVLNEPSVVAIRQERSGGPKSIAAVGAAAKQMLGRTPGNIRAIRPMKDGVIADFYVCEKMLQFFIKQVHDSHYFRPSPRVLVCVPCGSTQVERRAIRESALGAGAREVYLIDEPMAAAIGAGLPVSEATGSMVVDIGGGTTEVAIISLNGVVYSSSVRIGGDKFDEAIINYVRRNFGALIGDATAERIKHEIGSAFPGEELKEIEVRGRNLAEGVPRSFTLNSNEILEALQEPLMGIVSAVMVALEQSPPELASDISERGMVLTGGGALLKDIDRLLLEETGIPVIIADDPLTCVARGGGKALEMIDMHGGDLFSYE, from the coding sequence ATGTTTAAAAAAATTCGCGGCCTTTTTTCAAACGACCTTTCTATTGACCTGGGAACAGCGAATACGCTTATCTACGTCAAAGATGAGGGTATCGTTCTGAACGAGCCGTCCGTTGTTGCCATTCGTCAGGAACGCTCAGGCGGGCCAAAATCTATCGCCGCAGTTGGTGCAGCAGCAAAACAAATGCTGGGTCGTACACCAGGAAACATTCGTGCCATTCGTCCTATGAAAGACGGTGTTATTGCAGACTTCTATGTGTGCGAGAAAATGCTCCAGTTTTTCATCAAACAAGTGCACGACAGCCACTATTTCCGACCTAGCCCTCGTGTTCTGGTATGTGTTCCATGCGGATCAACTCAAGTAGAACGTCGTGCTATTCGCGAATCTGCACTGGGTGCCGGTGCGCGTGAGGTCTACTTAATTGATGAGCCAATGGCCGCTGCTATCGGTGCTGGCTTACCAGTGTCTGAAGCTACGGGTTCGATGGTGGTTGATATTGGTGGTGGTACAACGGAAGTTGCCATTATTTCATTAAATGGTGTGGTTTATTCATCATCGGTTCGTATTGGTGGTGATAAATTTGACGAAGCCATTATTAACTATGTTCGTCGTAACTTCGGTGCACTTATTGGTGATGCAACTGCTGAACGTATTAAGCACGAAATTGGTTCTGCATTCCCCGGCGAAGAACTGAAAGAAATTGAAGTTCGTGGACGCAACCTTGCTGAAGGTGTTCCGCGTTCATTTACTCTTAACAGTAATGAAATTCTGGAAGCTCTGCAGGAACCTTTAATGGGTATTGTCAGTGCAGTTATGGTTGCACTGGAGCAGTCTCCTCCAGAGCTTGCATCGGACATATCCGAGCGCGGCATGGTGTTAACTGGTGGTGGTGCGTTACTGAAAGACATCGACCGTTTGCTTCTGGAAGAAACAGGCATTCCGGTTATTATTGCTGATGATCCGCTAACTTGTGTTGCACGAGGCGGCGGTAAAGCTCTGGAAATGATTGATATGCATGGTGGTGATTTATTCAGTTATGAGTAA
- the mreC gene encoding rod shape-determining protein MreC yields MKTLFARGPSLLSRLVLALACSFLLIFIDHRLQAMKPVRLFLNSLVAPVQYLAILPEQLLDGVSESLKTTSQLSDENKRLKRAILELQGEQQQLRFLQNENKRLRELLGSDARDSVRRMVAEVIAVASEPFSQQLVINKGTLSGVYEGQPVLDSNGIIGQVQDVGGNTARVLLLSDQSHAISLRSERNDIRVLAQGTGDIGRLELMFIPHSTELKEGDLLMSSGLGGIFPEGYPVATIRQIVRDESLPFAKVIADPVSALDRVRNVLLLWPSDGEQQPIFDEDEE; encoded by the coding sequence ATGAAGACGCTGTTTGCCCGCGGTCCATCCTTACTCTCCAGGCTAGTGCTCGCACTAGCCTGTTCGTTTCTGCTGATCTTTATTGACCACCGGCTTCAGGCAATGAAGCCGGTTCGGTTATTTTTGAATTCTCTGGTGGCTCCGGTGCAGTACTTGGCTATTTTGCCAGAACAGCTGCTGGATGGTGTCTCCGAATCATTAAAAACCACGTCGCAGTTAAGCGATGAAAATAAGCGTCTAAAGCGGGCTATTTTGGAATTACAGGGTGAGCAACAGCAACTTCGCTTTCTTCAGAACGAGAATAAACGGCTACGGGAACTTCTTGGTTCAGATGCCCGCGACTCAGTCCGGCGTATGGTTGCCGAGGTCATCGCCGTTGCCTCAGAGCCGTTTTCCCAGCAACTGGTTATTAATAAAGGCACGCTGAGCGGAGTGTATGAAGGCCAGCCCGTACTAGACAGCAATGGCATTATTGGACAAGTGCAGGATGTAGGCGGTAATACCGCTCGTGTATTGCTACTCTCAGACCAGAGTCATGCGATATCTTTGCGTTCAGAGCGCAATGATATTCGTGTACTGGCGCAGGGAACCGGCGATATCGGACGGCTGGAGTTGATGTTTATTCCTCACAGCACTGAGCTAAAAGAAGGGGATCTCCTAATGTCTTCGGGTTTAGGGGGCATATTTCCTGAGGGGTATCCGGTGGCAACAATTCGACAGATTGTCAGAGATGAATCTCTCCCTTTTGCTAAAGTGATAGCGGATCCCGTCAGTGCGCTTGACCGCGTTCGTAATGTTCTATTGTTGTGGCCAAGCGACGGCGAGCAGCAACCTATTTTTGATGAGGACGAGGAATGA
- the mreD gene encoding rod shape-determining protein MreD, whose translation MIVIKPGFITLLITYIIALTLMVMPMPAAFDTFRPDWPTLVMLYWIIALPHRVNMGTALVLGVLSDILLGSIVGVHALGMVVVTYFAARHFQRIRNFALIQQALVIAVLIFIKRFVVFEANVFLHDAEFTFSYFWPVLTSAVFWLWVFPLLRKVRRQFGVV comes from the coding sequence ATGATCGTGATAAAACCCGGCTTCATTACGTTGTTGATCACCTACATCATTGCGCTGACTCTTATGGTTATGCCAATGCCTGCCGCGTTCGATACCTTTCGGCCTGACTGGCCAACTTTGGTTATGCTGTACTGGATAATAGCCTTGCCGCACCGGGTAAATATGGGAACCGCTTTGGTGCTGGGCGTGCTGAGCGATATATTACTGGGTTCTATTGTCGGTGTTCATGCTTTAGGTATGGTCGTTGTCACTTATTTTGCGGCACGTCATTTTCAGCGTATTCGCAATTTTGCTTTAATACAGCAAGCATTGGTTATTGCCGTGCTGATTTTTATTAAGCGCTTTGTTGTGTTTGAAGCCAATGTGTTTTTGCACGACGCTGAATTTACCTTCTCTTACTTCTGGCCAGTGCTCACCTCAGCTGTTTTTTGGTTATGGGTATTCCCGTTACTGCGAAAAGTTCGTCGTCAATTCGGAGTGGTGTAA
- a CDS encoding Maf family protein has translation MRLLLASSSPRRRELLTLLHRPFDCEVPEVEELRGANENAGDYVTRLAEEKAQTVAQRQQTPCLVIGSDTLISFKGQVLEKPESYEHFSQMMKQLSGQTHQVLTSVSVCQWNGHKVVARETALVTTQVEFAALSQGEIDAYWATGEPHDKAAGYGIQGYGGKFVKRIEGSYFAVVGLPLYETEQLLRMFEMTGEVDER, from the coding sequence ATGCGCCTGCTGCTCGCTTCTTCTTCTCCCCGTCGGCGAGAGCTGCTAACGCTATTGCATAGACCCTTTGATTGCGAAGTTCCGGAAGTAGAGGAGCTACGAGGGGCTAATGAGAATGCCGGTGACTATGTGACTCGCCTGGCGGAAGAAAAAGCTCAGACTGTGGCACAACGCCAACAAACTCCCTGCTTGGTTATTGGTTCTGATACCCTGATAAGCTTTAAGGGGCAAGTGCTGGAAAAACCAGAGAGTTATGAACATTTCAGTCAAATGATGAAGCAGCTTTCCGGTCAGACACATCAGGTTCTGACATCAGTTAGTGTCTGCCAATGGAATGGTCACAAAGTGGTTGCCCGCGAAACGGCTTTAGTAACAACGCAGGTGGAGTTTGCCGCACTGAGTCAGGGAGAAATAGATGCTTACTGGGCAACCGGTGAACCTCATGATAAAGCGGCTGGCTATGGTATTCAGGGCTATGGCGGAAAATTTGTAAAACGTATTGAGGGTAGCTACTTTGCTGTTGTTGGCTTACCTTTATATGAAACTGAACAGTTGTTGCGGATGTTTGAAATGACAGGTGAAGTCGATGAGCGTTGA
- the rng gene encoding ribonuclease G, producing MSVEVLMNVTPTETRVVLVENGILQEVHIERQAKRGLVGNIYMGKVSRVLPGMQAAFIDIGLDKAAFLHASDIVVQVDGDDLPRPDEKPQQSITELVHQGQHIMVQVVKDPLGTKGARLTTDITLPSRYLVFMPKSDHVGVSQRIEEGEERERLRQLAEEVSKSDGKFIVRTAAEGASDQSLRGDADFLFRLWEKIKARKKSQRKVGMLYEDLNLSCRVLRDFVGEEIERIRVDSKVTFDTLKVFTQDFIPELTKVLEYYTGDRPIFDLFDVENEMQRALDRRVDLKSGGSLIIDQTEAMTTVDINTGAFVGHRNLEETIFNTNIEATQSIARQLRLRNLGGIIIIDFIDMQDEEHKRRVLHSLEQALGKDRAKTTINGFTSLGLVEMTRKRTRESLEHVLCSECPVCLGRGSMKTVETVCYEIMREIVRVHKAYEADKFVVYASAQVSEALLNEESHALAELELFVSRQIKIQTEPLYNQEQFDVVMM from the coding sequence ATGAGCGTTGAAGTCCTAATGAATGTGACCCCCACAGAGACTCGTGTAGTGCTTGTTGAAAATGGCATCCTGCAGGAAGTCCACATTGAGCGTCAGGCAAAGCGTGGCTTAGTTGGCAATATATACATGGGAAAGGTATCGCGGGTGTTGCCGGGAATGCAGGCCGCGTTTATTGATATTGGCCTCGACAAGGCGGCGTTTTTACATGCCTCGGACATTGTCGTTCAAGTGGATGGTGATGATTTACCGCGGCCTGACGAAAAGCCACAACAAAGCATTACCGAATTGGTGCATCAGGGACAGCATATTATGGTGCAGGTGGTTAAAGACCCTCTGGGAACCAAAGGAGCGCGTTTAACCACTGACATCACTCTACCGTCGCGGTACCTGGTTTTTATGCCTAAGAGCGACCATGTAGGCGTCTCTCAGCGTATTGAAGAAGGCGAGGAGCGCGAACGTTTGCGGCAGTTGGCAGAAGAGGTCAGTAAAAGCGACGGAAAATTCATTGTTCGCACTGCAGCAGAAGGTGCTTCAGATCAATCGCTGCGGGGCGATGCTGACTTTCTTTTCCGGTTGTGGGAGAAAATAAAGGCGCGGAAAAAATCTCAACGCAAAGTCGGCATGCTGTACGAAGACCTGAATCTTTCCTGTCGTGTACTACGTGACTTTGTCGGCGAAGAAATAGAACGCATTAGGGTTGATTCCAAAGTCACCTTTGACACGCTCAAAGTATTTACTCAGGACTTTATTCCCGAATTAACCAAAGTTCTTGAGTATTACACCGGTGACCGGCCTATTTTTGACTTATTTGATGTCGAAAATGAAATGCAGCGAGCGCTAGACCGTCGGGTTGACTTGAAATCCGGTGGCTCACTGATTATTGACCAGACCGAAGCGATGACCACGGTTGATATCAACACAGGTGCGTTTGTTGGTCACCGCAATTTAGAAGAAACCATATTTAATACCAATATCGAAGCCACGCAGTCGATAGCACGTCAATTGCGGTTACGGAACCTTGGCGGCATTATCATTATCGATTTTATTGATATGCAGGACGAGGAGCATAAACGGCGGGTATTGCACAGCCTTGAACAGGCGTTAGGCAAAGACCGTGCAAAAACAACCATTAATGGTTTTACCTCGCTTGGGTTAGTGGAAATGACCCGGAAACGCACCAGAGAAAGCCTGGAGCATGTTTTGTGCTCGGAGTGTCCGGTTTGTCTGGGGCGCGGCAGCATGAAGACGGTTGAAACCGTCTGCTATGAAATTATGCGTGAAATTGTCCGGGTTCATAAAGCTTATGAAGCCGATAAGTTCGTTGTTTATGCCTCTGCACAGGTAAGTGAAGCCTTACTTAACGAAGAATCTCATGCGCTGGCTGAACTTGAGCTGTTTGTTTCGCGTCAAATAAAAATACAAACCGAACCTCTGTATAATCAGGAACAATTCGACGTAGTAATGATGTAA
- a CDS encoding YhdP family protein: protein MRTLSWILNKLWLTLAIVLVLVAVGLSLLRYSLPYLPDLTEPLEQQLEARFQQPVSISDLSMAWTREGPSIVLDNLVLLEREQSPVQVRVGKVHVVLDFWRTLLDQQLIAQQFILNDARIAVDIRKFSAANEAEKLDLDYVNRLFLQQLEKFSLNNGELLLTNLRGVTREIDIDRLSWTNEGKKHQGIGQFRMEDFATNSLDFIIDLRGDRWSEFNGQFYVNSQNVDISPWLEEQLGDIDVQASNVNFTGWLDVRNGQLFEGLVKLRDNRITWLDNNSEELNWLQLPEGEIVLRPEENGWLLNSMPMTVNTSVGHLELPRIAWQKLDEIHDISVDNIAIDEVTGLLPLLPFNISAESVMSLGLKGKASVRYRLHPVSGQQWSVKSHNLSADGNERWPGFNGLDVSISSLSNHGLWQVEGDNVSLTGNSLSGKQAWDIDTFNLSGSWLLQADNWRVNLEQLQLRRDDFQLTGSGGLSGDSETTPQIDLLLSTAQGFSVDTARKLLPSIMGQGVKDYLSAALVSGRARGMELLWRGPVTQFPAATNQGVFNARVEFDDLTYRFQPDWLPLADAPVKLDFYNRSLFMSTDAGHIEDVQVTRVDAQIKDLADASQGLQVQASVSGKGESLLPVFEQSPLDSVTETLIQIDPSGEVSGSFQLDIPLNSSRDVDVAVDAPLAGLSFNIDAIQQDFTVSEGILKIDNSKVSTEGLRLNWYGMPIPTKVSGELKGADYLLNVNTTLDWQSEPLFKQLPYPQWKPFFYGAVNGEANLLLTFNADDVGVALESQFDLTGLETSLPAPLQKDFGDNWQLSVQLNGTGEELRLRASIDQRLNWDSRWQPGSGGWQMARLDIGEVNSANELVNGFAINAQLPHADIGRWYSVLYALAGDSNVDTESGSGEGWLPDSIRIETPQLQWGQQKFAQADIQVWPENSVWQARVDAKNAVLSATIPESFVQQGITVRADYLALSSNVELPEATEKTDWNWLEKVPALNFFCRSCRIDEHELGEVELVLAPLEDGFSIEKMALKKGSDELAVTGYWRYTDEQALSALSGRLEAGDLGDLLRDYGLETAVRDSAAVIDFNLNWRDHLYQPDWSSLSGEVVWDLEKGYLAEVSDGGARIFSLLSLDSILRKLTLDFRDIFSQGMFFTDLTGSVQIENGVATTEDARLLGSAGDMDIRGWTNMKTGELNYNLTYAPKVTSSLPIILAWMVNPPSGLAALFIDKVLHDAKVISRLRYQVTGTIDEPVVEEIERDSRPVDLPELEENSTDSEADDDTSATDGAANEQSPGSAR, encoded by the coding sequence ATGCGGACACTGTCGTGGATTTTGAACAAACTCTGGCTAACGCTGGCTATTGTGCTGGTGCTGGTTGCTGTCGGCCTGAGTTTATTGCGTTACAGCCTGCCATACCTGCCCGATTTGACCGAACCACTTGAACAACAGCTGGAGGCTCGTTTCCAGCAACCCGTGAGCATTAGCGACTTATCTATGGCCTGGACCCGGGAAGGCCCTTCCATTGTGCTGGATAATTTAGTTTTGCTGGAACGCGAGCAGTCGCCTGTGCAAGTTCGTGTTGGTAAGGTTCATGTGGTACTCGATTTCTGGAGAACTTTACTGGATCAACAGCTCATTGCGCAGCAGTTTATTCTTAATGACGCCCGCATAGCGGTAGATATACGCAAATTCTCGGCAGCTAACGAAGCTGAGAAATTAGATTTAGACTACGTTAACCGCTTATTCCTGCAGCAATTAGAGAAGTTTTCACTGAATAATGGTGAGTTGCTACTGACAAACTTGCGGGGCGTAACGCGAGAAATTGATATTGACCGACTGTCCTGGACCAATGAAGGCAAAAAGCACCAGGGGATTGGCCAATTCCGGATGGAAGACTTTGCGACTAATAGCCTGGATTTCATTATTGATTTGCGCGGTGATCGCTGGTCGGAGTTTAATGGTCAGTTCTATGTTAATTCACAGAACGTTGATATCAGTCCCTGGCTTGAAGAGCAACTGGGCGACATTGACGTACAAGCTTCAAACGTAAACTTTACCGGTTGGCTCGATGTTCGTAATGGTCAATTATTTGAAGGATTAGTTAAGTTAAGAGACAACCGTATTACCTGGTTAGACAATAATTCCGAAGAACTTAACTGGTTGCAGTTACCCGAGGGAGAAATTGTGCTGCGGCCGGAAGAAAATGGCTGGCTACTCAACAGTATGCCAATGACAGTAAATACCTCGGTAGGTCATCTTGAATTACCGCGTATAGCCTGGCAGAAACTGGATGAGATCCACGATATCAGTGTGGATAATATCGCGATTGATGAGGTTACCGGGTTACTACCTCTGCTGCCTTTTAATATATCAGCGGAATCGGTCATGAGCCTGGGGTTAAAGGGTAAGGCCAGTGTGCGCTATCGCCTGCATCCTGTCTCCGGCCAGCAATGGTCTGTAAAAAGCCACAACCTGTCGGCCGACGGAAATGAGCGCTGGCCTGGTTTTAATGGCCTTGATGTCAGTATAAGCAGCTTGTCGAATCACGGTTTGTGGCAAGTAGAAGGTGACAACGTTAGCCTTACGGGAAACAGTCTTTCCGGTAAGCAAGCGTGGGATATTGATACTTTTAATTTGTCCGGCTCCTGGTTGTTACAAGCTGATAACTGGCGGGTAAATTTAGAGCAGCTCCAACTTCGGCGAGACGACTTTCAGCTTACCGGCAGTGGCGGTTTGTCCGGCGACAGTGAAACAACACCACAAATTGACTTATTGCTTTCTACCGCACAGGGCTTTTCTGTCGACACGGCCCGCAAGTTGCTGCCATCAATTATGGGTCAGGGAGTCAAAGACTATCTTTCCGCAGCCTTAGTATCCGGTCGGGCTCGTGGCATGGAATTACTTTGGCGCGGTCCCGTCACTCAGTTTCCGGCGGCGACCAATCAAGGTGTCTTCAATGCGCGGGTCGAGTTCGATGATTTAACCTACCGGTTTCAGCCAGACTGGCTTCCGCTAGCCGATGCTCCGGTAAAGCTCGACTTTTATAACAGAAGCTTGTTCATGTCGACCGATGCAGGGCATATAGAAGATGTGCAGGTAACCCGGGTTGACGCGCAAATTAAGGACTTAGCAGATGCTTCGCAGGGCCTGCAGGTTCAGGCTAGTGTTAGTGGAAAGGGTGAATCGTTGTTACCTGTTTTTGAGCAGTCGCCGCTGGACAGCGTAACCGAAACGCTCATTCAAATTGACCCGAGCGGAGAGGTTTCTGGTTCTTTTCAGTTGGATATCCCCTTAAATAGCTCGCGAGATGTCGATGTCGCTGTTGATGCTCCGTTGGCCGGGTTGTCTTTTAATATTGACGCCATACAACAAGATTTTACGGTTTCTGAAGGTATTCTGAAAATCGACAACAGCAAGGTTAGTACCGAAGGGTTGCGCCTTAACTGGTACGGTATGCCTATACCAACGAAAGTATCGGGAGAGCTAAAGGGGGCGGATTACTTACTGAATGTGAATACAACTCTGGACTGGCAAAGCGAACCCTTATTTAAGCAATTGCCTTATCCACAGTGGAAACCGTTTTTCTACGGAGCGGTAAATGGTGAAGCTAATCTCCTGTTAACTTTTAACGCAGACGATGTCGGCGTTGCGTTGGAGTCTCAGTTTGATTTGACCGGTCTTGAGACATCGCTTCCAGCGCCGTTGCAAAAAGATTTTGGAGATAACTGGCAACTGTCGGTTCAGCTCAATGGGACTGGAGAAGAACTGCGTTTACGAGCAAGTATTGACCAGCGCCTTAACTGGGATAGTCGCTGGCAGCCGGGCAGTGGAGGCTGGCAAATGGCCAGACTGGATATTGGTGAAGTGAACTCTGCGAATGAACTGGTTAACGGCTTTGCGATAAACGCACAGCTTCCGCATGCAGATATCGGACGGTGGTACTCAGTACTTTATGCGTTGGCCGGGGATTCAAACGTTGATACTGAAAGTGGTAGTGGGGAAGGGTGGTTGCCCGATTCCATTCGTATTGAGACGCCTCAGTTACAGTGGGGACAGCAGAAATTTGCTCAGGCGGATATCCAGGTGTGGCCAGAAAACTCAGTCTGGCAGGCCCGGGTGGATGCTAAGAATGCGGTGCTAAGCGCGACCATTCCGGAAAGCTTTGTACAGCAAGGGATAACCGTAAGAGCGGATTATTTGGCGTTAAGCAGCAATGTTGAGCTTCCGGAAGCCACCGAGAAGACAGACTGGAATTGGCTCGAGAAAGTACCAGCACTTAACTTTTTCTGTCGCAGTTGTCGTATTGACGAGCATGAGTTAGGCGAAGTTGAGTTAGTACTTGCTCCGCTTGAAGACGGCTTCAGTATAGAAAAAATGGCTCTTAAAAAGGGTAGTGATGAGTTGGCTGTAACAGGTTATTGGCGCTACACAGACGAGCAGGCTTTAAGTGCGCTTTCTGGACGTTTGGAGGCTGGAGACCTTGGTGATTTATTACGTGACTATGGTCTGGAAACGGCAGTAAGAGACAGTGCTGCCGTTATTGACTTTAACTTAAACTGGCGTGACCACTTGTATCAACCAGACTGGAGTTCGCTGAGCGGGGAAGTGGTCTGGGATTTAGAAAAAGGCTATCTGGCCGAAGTGAGTGACGGCGGCGCGCGTATTTTTTCGTTATTGAGCCTGGACAGTATTCTCCGAAAGCTGACTTTAGATTTTCGTGATATTTTTTCGCAGGGAATGTTTTTTACTGACCTAACTGGCAGTGTTCAGATCGAAAACGGTGTTGCGACCACCGAAGATGCAAGATTACTGGGATCCGCAGGAGATATGGATATTCGTGGCTGGACCAATATGAAAACTGGTGAGCTAAATTATAACCTGACCTATGCGCCGAAGGTCACTTCCAGCCTACCGATTATTCTTGCCTGGATGGTAAACCCGCCCAGCGGCCTGGCTGCGTTGTTCATCGACAAAGTACTGCACGATGCGAAAGTGATTTCGCGTCTGCGTTATCAGGTCACCGGTACTATTGATGAACCGGTGGTTGAAGAAATAGAACGTGACAGCCGCCCGGTTGATTTGCCAGAATTGGAAGAGAACTCAACCGATTCAGAGGCAGACGATGACACAAGTGCAACTGACGGCGCTGCAAATGAGCAGTCGCCCGGATCCGCAAGATAA
- a CDS encoding carbon-nitrogen hydrolase family protein: MTQVQLTALQMSSRPDPQDNLAIVAKLLEQLPAARPQLVVLPEAFSCFGAGDRAQLAMAEPYKDGEVQKQLAALAKKHEVYLVGGTLPVDAGERFSAASILFGPDGAILNRYDKIHLFDVDVADNTKEYRESKWTQPGSKVVTTETDFGVVGMAVCYDLRFPELFRALRQAGSQIIVLPSAFTQVTGKAHWHALVRARAIEQQVFIVAPGQVGEHANGRETFGHSIIVSPWGEILAEQELDEGVVSVSVDVADIEPIRKQMPVAQQNQFEVVQKT, from the coding sequence ATGACACAAGTGCAACTGACGGCGCTGCAAATGAGCAGTCGCCCGGATCCGCAAGATAATTTAGCCATTGTTGCTAAACTGCTGGAACAACTTCCTGCCGCACGTCCGCAACTGGTGGTGCTGCCTGAAGCCTTTAGTTGCTTCGGTGCCGGTGACCGTGCGCAGTTAGCGATGGCTGAACCTTACAAGGATGGTGAGGTGCAGAAACAGCTGGCTGCCTTAGCGAAAAAGCACGAGGTTTATCTGGTCGGCGGTACACTGCCGGTAGATGCCGGTGAGCGATTCTCCGCGGCATCTATTCTTTTTGGCCCCGATGGCGCTATTCTCAATCGCTACGACAAAATTCATTTGTTTGATGTTGATGTGGCTGATAATACTAAGGAATACCGCGAGTCAAAGTGGACTCAGCCGGGCAGTAAGGTGGTAACCACAGAAACGGACTTTGGTGTGGTTGGCATGGCAGTATGTTATGATCTGCGCTTTCCAGAGTTATTCAGAGCATTGCGTCAGGCTGGCTCCCAAATCATTGTTTTACCCTCTGCTTTTACTCAGGTTACCGGAAAAGCTCACTGGCATGCGCTGGTTCGCGCCCGCGCCATTGAGCAACAGGTTTTTATCGTGGCACCGGGTCAGGTGGGGGAGCACGCAAATGGTCGTGAAACGTTTGGCCATTCAATTATTGTCAGCCCCTGGGGTGAAATACTGGCAGAACAGGAACTGGATGAAGGTGTTGTTTCTGTCAGCGTTGACGTAGCGGATATTGAACCCATACGAAAACAAATGCCGGTGGCGCAACAAAATCAATTTGAGGTTGTACAAAAGACATGA
- the tldD gene encoding metalloprotease TldD, giving the protein MTLTDYELSQDDISKALSTLYSGDIDFADIYLQHSVNESWVLEDGIIKDGAFHIETGMGVRAVQGEKTGFAYADEITLKALQRTSEAARGIARQGQSKKVEALKSVQAKSRYEALNPLDTLSEEEKIELLKKVDAHARAQDSRVSQVVVSLSGSYDEVLVAATDGTLATDKRPLIRLNCSVITEQNGRRERGSAGGGARVGYEFFLDEASGNARWQRFAEEAVRQGLVNLEAKPAPAGNMPVVLGSGWPGVLLHEAVGHGLEGDFNRKGSSAYSGKIGQQVASPLCTIVDDGTLNDRRGSMSIDDEGTPSGYNVLIENGVLRGYMQDKMNARLMGQATTGNGRRESFAHLPMPRMTNTYMLAGESSPGDIIGSVKKGIYAPQFAGGQVDITSGQFVFSASEAYLIEDGKITTPIKGATLIGNGPEAMAQVSMVGNDLSLDEGVGVCGKDGQSLPVGVGQPTLKLDSMTVGGTE; this is encoded by the coding sequence ATGACACTAACTGACTACGAATTGTCACAAGACGACATAAGCAAGGCCTTATCCACGCTATACAGCGGTGATATTGACTTTGCCGATATCTATTTACAACACAGTGTCAACGAGTCGTGGGTGCTGGAAGATGGCATTATTAAAGACGGCGCGTTTCATATTGAAACGGGTATGGGTGTGCGCGCTGTACAGGGCGAGAAAACTGGCTTTGCTTATGCCGATGAGATTACATTAAAAGCGTTACAGCGCACTAGCGAAGCGGCCCGCGGCATAGCGCGTCAGGGGCAAAGCAAAAAGGTTGAAGCCCTGAAGTCGGTGCAGGCTAAGTCGCGCTATGAAGCGCTGAATCCGCTGGATACTTTGTCTGAAGAAGAAAAAATTGAATTGCTGAAAAAAGTTGATGCGCACGCGCGGGCACAGGACTCACGTGTAAGCCAGGTGGTGGTTAGTTTGAGCGGCAGTTACGACGAAGTTTTAGTTGCTGCGACAGACGGCACGTTGGCTACTGATAAGCGACCTCTAATTCGTCTGAACTGTTCTGTTATTACCGAGCAAAACGGTCGCCGCGAGCGAGGCAGTGCCGGTGGTGGAGCGCGTGTAGGATATGAGTTTTTCCTTGATGAAGCGTCCGGCAATGCCCGCTGGCAGCGTTTTGCGGAAGAAGCCGTACGCCAAGGACTCGTGAACTTAGAAGCGAAACCTGCACCTGCAGGCAATATGCCTGTGGTACTGGGCTCTGGTTGGCCGGGCGTGCTGCTGCATGAGGCGGTTGGACATGGGCTGGAGGGCGACTTTAACCGTAAAGGCTCGTCTGCCTATTCCGGCAAAATTGGCCAACAGGTGGCTTCACCGCTTTGTACTATTGTCGATGACGGAACTCTGAATGATCGCCGTGGCTCAATGAGTATTGATGACGAAGGCACACCCAGTGGCTATAACGTATTGATAGAAAATGGCGTATTGCGTGGTTACATGCAGGACAAAATGAATGCGCGTCTAATGGGTCAGGCAACCACCGGAAACGGTCGCCGTGAAAGTTTCGCTCACTTACCTATGCCGCGAATGACCAATACGTATATGCTCGCCGGAGAAAGTAGTCCGGGAGACATCATTGGCAGCGTGAAAAAGGGTATTTACGCACCGCAATTTGCCGGTGGTCAGGTCGATATTACTTCCGGACAGTTTGTGTTCTCAGCATCTGAAGCTTATTTAATTGAAGACGGTAAAATTACCACACCGATAAAGGGTGCAACACTTATTGGTAACGGACCAGAAGCTATGGCTCAGGTGTCTATGGTGGGTAACGACCTGTCGCTGGACGAAGGTGTTGGTGTTTGCGGCAAAGACGGGCAGAGTCTACCCGTAGGTGTTGGGCAACCGACGCTGAAACTGGATTCAATGACGGTTGGCGGTACCGAATAA